A window from Gopherus flavomarginatus isolate rGopFla2 chromosome 4, rGopFla2.mat.asm, whole genome shotgun sequence encodes these proteins:
- the ID2 gene encoding DNA-binding protein inhibitor ID-2, which produces MKAFSPVRSVRKNSFSEHTLGISRSKTPMDDPMSLLYNMNDCYSKLKELVPSIPQNKKVSKMEILQHVIDYILDLQIALDSHPSIVSLHHQRSGPNPSSRTPLTTLNTDISILSLQASEFPSELMSNDSKALCG; this is translated from the exons ATGAAAGCTTTCAGTCCTGTGAGATCCGTCAGGAAAAACAGCTTCTCTGAACACACCCTGGGAATATCCCGGAGCAAAACCCCCATGGATGATCCTATGAGTTTGCTATACAACATGAACGACTGCTACTCCAAATTGAAAGAGCTAGTGCCCAGCATCCCTCAGAACAAGAAAGTGAGCAAAATGGAAATCCTGCAGCACGTTATTGACTACATCCTGGACCTGCAAATTGCTTTAGACTCACACCCCAGTATTGTCAGCCTCCATCACCAGAGATCAGGACCAAATCCTTCCTCCAGAACTCCCCTGACTACCTTAAACACAGACATCAGCATCTTGTCATTACAG GCATCTGAATTCCCTTCAGAATTAATGTCAAATGACAGCAAAGCACTTTGTGGCTAA